One segment of Panicum virgatum strain AP13 chromosome 3K, P.virgatum_v5, whole genome shotgun sequence DNA contains the following:
- the LOC120701120 gene encoding transcription factor bHLH127-like, with the protein MRDMRNYPSAGGHAADPWCYGPGDADAAAAAGRDTTGFPLDMIADYSTDDLFELVREQEQGGGDGGAPGLRSTTMRPVAAESCLWSPPPPEVRFEPPSEAQMAAWLRTIVRGEELAVNDDGGGRDVPAEKGSSDNASTSTTDSKEKHPAVTEGMQRRRHKINERLKTLQQLVPGCDDKCCLLSSDIMEIVGFFSVCNFQSNQASTLDQTIQYLKSLQHHVQAMSIGPARPAAAAVPVVPPQYAPPGAPPVMPAAPVVLAASAQTTMVPFGAMLQTMPHYPAAVPVMMPAPAAPLSYSYPAAPPPRAAAVAPGGAGSSSASHRHGSSSRKGKGGRSLRHKH; encoded by the exons ATGAGGGATATGAGGAACTACCCATCAGCAGGAGGCCATGCTGCAGATCCATGGTGCTACGGCCCCGGCGACGccgacgctgccgccgccgccggccgcgacaCCACGGGCTTCCCCCTCGACATGATCGCGGACTACTCCAC GGATGATCTCTTCGAGCTGGTGCGGGAACAAGAAcaaggaggaggagacggcggcgcaCCGGGGTTGAGGTCGACGACGATGCGGCCAGTCGCCGCCGAGTCCTGCctctggtcgccgccgccgcccgaggtGCGGTTCGAACCGCCGTCGGAGGCCCAGATGGCGGCGTGGCTCCGCACGATCGTCAGGGGCGAGGAGCTCGCCGTCAACGACGACGGCGGTGGCCGGGATGTGCCGGCGGAGAAGGGGTCCAGCGATAATGCGTCGACGTCGACGACGGACTCGAAAGAAAAGCATCCGGCGGTGACGGAAGGGATGCAG AGACGAAGGCACAAGATAAACGAGCGGCTCAAGACCCTGCAGCAACTCGTCCCCGGATGCGACGACAAG TGTTGTCTTCTGAGTTCTGACATCATGGAGATCGTCGGCTTCTTTTCTGTGTGCAATTTTCAGTCCAACCAGGCCTCGACGCTGGACCAGACCATCCAGTACCTGAAATCGCTGCAGCACCATGTCCAGGCGATGTCCATCGGCCCTGcccgtccggcggcggcggcggtccctgTCGTGCCACCGCAGTACGCGCctccgggggcgccgccggtgaTGCCAGCAGCTCCGGTGGtcctcgccgcctccgctcAGACGACGATGGTTCCCTTCGGTGCCATGCTTCAGACGATGCCACACTACCCTGCTGCCGTGCCGGTGATGATGCCTGCACCCGCGGCGCCCCTGTCGTACTCGTAcccggcggcgcctcctccgagggcggcggcggtagcgcCGGGAGGTGCCGGGTCGTCGTCTGCCAGCCATCGACATGGCTCAAGCAGCAGAAAGGGAAAGGGCGGTAGGAGCCTGCGCCATAAACACTGA
- the LOC120700029 gene encoding protein prenyltransferase alpha subunit repeat-containing protein 1-B-like has protein sequence MEQEDGSAAAAAEQPAGGAEEQLAGDLLHHFERVLYSDPLIDEVGFLHPTQFNSLGCGQDGDSAPQDSELQRRYFWCRDHKLAISAEILPELYRAARDAYYSSRNAPLPPTHLMSHTKALLVLCPDLLTAWNSRKRVLSKEYDFTKLKDELQLCALILSYSPKNESTWSHRRWVLKQLAEHHQDMAELVEKESVLVKELAERSKMNYRAWRHRCWLIPYMTRKQVLDELKKSTRWSELHVADNCCFHYRRSLLLALLDSRLENREDSLCWESETYLLWKEELRWNEMLIRRYQGRESLWNHRRFLSLWWIQQLLAVEETCSSMTSQVDLFITQEICLLSECLNDPADEFEESHAQGELSALYILWISKQVPAVNGKLKEGLHSVSIRGLKDMLVRACRPEKTRLWMNVLSLADPSQ, from the exons ATGGAACaagaagacggatcggcagctGCTGCGGCGGAGCAACCGGCAGGCGGAGCAGAGGAGCAACTCGCCGGAGATCTCCTCCACCACTTCGAGCGAGTCCTCTACTCCGACCCCCTCAT CGATGAGGTGGGGTTCTTGCATCCCACGCAGTTCAACTCACTAGGCTGCGGCCAGGACGGCGATTCCGCACCCCAAGATTCGGAATTGCAGCGCAGGTACTTCTGGTGCCGAGACCACAAGCTTGCCATCTCTGCCGAGATCCTGCCCGAGCTCTACCGCGCCGCCCGCGATGCCTACTACAGCTCCAGAAACGCTCCACTACCACCGACTCATCTCATGAGCCACACCAAGGCGCTTCTCGTACTTTGCCCTGACCTGCTTACCGCATGGAACTCCAG AAAGAGGGTTCTCTCGAAAGAATATGATTTCACAAAGCTCAAGGATGAGCTGCAACTGTGTGCGCTGATCCTTTCTTACTCACCAAAGAACGAGAGCACATGGAGCCATAG GAGGTGGGTGTTAAAACAACTTGCAGAGCATCATCAAGATATGGCAGAGCTTGTAGAGAAGGAATCTGTACTAGTGAAAGAGCTAGCAGAG AGGTCAAAGATGAACTACCGTGCATGGAGACATCGCTGCTGGCTTATTCCTTACATGACAAGGAAACAG GTGCTGGATGAACTGAAGAAGTCAACAAGATGGAGTGAGTTACATGTTGCTGACAACTGCTGCTTTCACTACCGCAGG tccctgctTCTTGCACTACTAGACAGTCGCCTAGAGAACAGAGAGGATTCCCTGTGTTGGGAGTCAGAAACGTACCTGCTCTGGAAG GAGGAGCTGAGGTGGAATGAGATGCTGATCAGACGCTACCAAGGGAGAGAG TCACTGTGGAACCACCGCCGGTTCCTTTCACTATGGTGGATACAGCAATTGCTTGCTGTTGAAGAAACCTGCTCCTCAATGACATCCCAGGTGGATCTGTTCATCACCCAAGAGATATGCCTGCTGTCAGAATGCTTGAATGACCCTGCAGATGAGTTCGAAGAGTCACATGCCCAAGGAGAGCTTTCAGCGCTCTACATTCTGTGGATATCAAAG CAAGTTCCGGCTGTGAATGGGAAGCTGAAAGAGGGGCTACATTCCGTTTCCATTAGGGGGCTGAAGGACATGCTGGTAAGAGCCTGCCGACCGGAGAAGACGCGGCTGTGGATGAATGTGCTCAGCCTGGCTGATCCATCACAATGA
- the LOC120700027 gene encoding protein WRKY1-like isoform X2 produces the protein MEEVEVANRAAVESCHRVLTLLSQSQQQDPALLKSVASVMGEACAKFRKVTALLGNGGSTGHARGRFSRRGRPAGLFTLKSLLGSSSDTRSELMPSTAAAPSPSSSYAQLRARISGAPDPRGLDLASSSGKSGTHPFGAPKMVQPLSVQFQIGNVAHRYPFHQQPSRQKLQAEMFRRSNSGISLKFDSPSPSGGAGTMSSARSFMSSLSMEGSVASLDGKRPFHLVGAPVASDSADANRVPKRRCTGRGQDGTGKCATTGRCHCSKRRKLRIKRSIKVPAISNKIADIPPDEYSWRKYGQKPIKGSPHPRGYYKCSSVRGCPARKHVERCVDDPAMLIVTYEGEHNHTRPPAQSVQT, from the exons atggaggaggtggaggtggccaacaGGGCCGCGGTGGAGAGCTGCCACCGGGTGCTGACCCTGCTCTCCCAGTCCCAGCAGCAGGATCCGGCCCTGCTCAAGAGCGTAGCTTCGGTGATGGGTGAAGCCTGCGCCAAGTTTAGGAAGGTGACCGCCCTCCTCGGCAATGGCGGTAGCACCGGGCATGCTAGGGGTAGATTCTCCAGGAGAGGCAGGCCTGCGGGGCTCTTCACCCTGAAGAGCCTCTTGGGGAGCAGCAGCGATACCCGGTCGGAGCTTATGCCGAGCACTGCTGCTGCTCCATCTCCGTCTTCTAGCTATGCGCAATTGCGTGCTCGGATTAGTGGCGCGCCAGACCCACGAGGGCTGGATTTGGCTAGTTCGAGCGGCAAGAGCGGCACTCATCCGTTTGGAGCTCCAAAGATGGTCCAGCCATTGTCGGTGCAGTTCCAGATTGGGAACGTCGCGCATCGGTACCCATTCCACCAGCAGCCTTCGCGGCAGAAGCTGCAGGCTGAGATGTTCAGGAGGAGCAATAGCGGGATCAGTCTGAAGTTTGATAGCCCTAGCCCCAGTGGTGGTGCTGGGACGATGTCGTCTGCGAGGTCATTCATGTCATCCTTGAGTATGGAGGGGAGTGTggctagcttggatggaaagcGGCCATTCCATTTGGTTGGTGCGCCAGTAGCAAGTGACTCGGCTGATGCAAACCGTGTGCCCAAGCGAAGGTGCACAGGTAGGGGGCAGGATGGCACAGGCAAGTGTGCCACTACCGGCAGGTGCCATTGCTCAAAGAGGAG GAAATTGCGAATTAAGAGATCGATAAAAGTGCCAGCCATTAGCAATAAAATTGCTGATATACCTCCAGATGAATACTCTTGGCGGAAGTATGGGCAGAAGCCGATTAAGGGTTCCCCTCACCCAAG GGGTTACTACAAATGCAGCAGTGTCAGGGGCTGCCCGGCAAGGAAGCATGTTGAGCGCTGCGTAGATGACCCAGCTAT
- the LOC120700027 gene encoding protein WRKY1-like isoform X1: protein MEEVEVANRAAVESCHRVLTLLSQSQQQDPALLKSVASVMGEACAKFRKVTALLGNGGSTGHARGRFSRRGRPAGLFTLKSLLGSSSDTRSELMPSTAAAPSPSSSYAQLRARISGAPDPRGLDLASSSGKSGTHPFGAPKMVQPLSVQFQIGNVAHRYPFHQQPSRQKLQAEMFRRSNSGISLKFDSPSPSGGAGTMSSARSFMSSLSMEGSVASLDGKRPFHLVGAPVASDSADANRVPKRRCTGRGQDGTGKCATTGRCHCSKRSRKLRIKRSIKVPAISNKIADIPPDEYSWRKYGQKPIKGSPHPRGYYKCSSVRGCPARKHVERCVDDPAMLIVTYEGEHNHTRPPAQSVQT, encoded by the exons atggaggaggtggaggtggccaacaGGGCCGCGGTGGAGAGCTGCCACCGGGTGCTGACCCTGCTCTCCCAGTCCCAGCAGCAGGATCCGGCCCTGCTCAAGAGCGTAGCTTCGGTGATGGGTGAAGCCTGCGCCAAGTTTAGGAAGGTGACCGCCCTCCTCGGCAATGGCGGTAGCACCGGGCATGCTAGGGGTAGATTCTCCAGGAGAGGCAGGCCTGCGGGGCTCTTCACCCTGAAGAGCCTCTTGGGGAGCAGCAGCGATACCCGGTCGGAGCTTATGCCGAGCACTGCTGCTGCTCCATCTCCGTCTTCTAGCTATGCGCAATTGCGTGCTCGGATTAGTGGCGCGCCAGACCCACGAGGGCTGGATTTGGCTAGTTCGAGCGGCAAGAGCGGCACTCATCCGTTTGGAGCTCCAAAGATGGTCCAGCCATTGTCGGTGCAGTTCCAGATTGGGAACGTCGCGCATCGGTACCCATTCCACCAGCAGCCTTCGCGGCAGAAGCTGCAGGCTGAGATGTTCAGGAGGAGCAATAGCGGGATCAGTCTGAAGTTTGATAGCCCTAGCCCCAGTGGTGGTGCTGGGACGATGTCGTCTGCGAGGTCATTCATGTCATCCTTGAGTATGGAGGGGAGTGTggctagcttggatggaaagcGGCCATTCCATTTGGTTGGTGCGCCAGTAGCAAGTGACTCGGCTGATGCAAACCGTGTGCCCAAGCGAAGGTGCACAGGTAGGGGGCAGGATGGCACAGGCAAGTGTGCCACTACCGGCAGGTGCCATTGCTCAAAGAGGAG CAGGAAATTGCGAATTAAGAGATCGATAAAAGTGCCAGCCATTAGCAATAAAATTGCTGATATACCTCCAGATGAATACTCTTGGCGGAAGTATGGGCAGAAGCCGATTAAGGGTTCCCCTCACCCAAG GGGTTACTACAAATGCAGCAGTGTCAGGGGCTGCCCGGCAAGGAAGCATGTTGAGCGCTGCGTAGATGACCCAGCTAT